A portion of the Vulpes vulpes isolate BD-2025 chromosome 5, VulVul3, whole genome shotgun sequence genome contains these proteins:
- the MADD gene encoding MAP kinase-activating death domain protein isoform X5 — MVQKKKFCPRLLDYLVIVGARHPSSDSVAQTPELLRRYPLEDHAEFPLPPDVVFFCQPEGCLSVRQRRMSLRDDTSFVFTLTDKDTGVTRYGICVNFYRSFQKRMPKDKGDGGAGSRGKEGPRATCAPEEIGTESSESGLSLQPPSADSAPNVTQSPRGKPRAKTGSRSRNSTLTSLCVLSHYPFFSTFRECLYTLKRLVDCCSERLLGKKLGIPRGIQRDTMWRIFTGSLLVEEKSSALLHDLREIEAWIYRLLRSPVPVSGQKRVDIEVLPQELQQALTFALPDPSRFTLVDFPLHLPLELLGVDACLQVLTCILLEHKVVLQSRDYNALSMSVMAFVAMIYPLEYMFPVIPLLPTCMASAEQLLLAPTPYIIGVPASFFLYKLDFKMPDDVWLVDLDSNRVIAPTNAEMLPILPEPESLELKKHLKQALASMSLNTQPILNLEKFHEGQEIPLLLGRPSNDLQSTPSTEFNPLIYGNDVDSVDVATRVAMVRFFNSPNVLQGFQMHTRTLRLFPRPVVAFQAGSFLASRPRQTPFAEKLARTQAVEYFGEWILNPTNYAFQRIHNNMFDPALIGDKPKWYAHQLQPIHYRVYDSNSQLAEALSVPRERDSDSDPTDDSGSDSMDYDDSSSSYSSLGDFVSEMMKCDINGDTPNVDPLTHAALGDASEVEIDELQNQKESEEPGPDSENSQENPPLRSSSSTTASSSPSTVIHGANSEPADSTEVDDKAAVGVSKPPPTVPPSIGKSNVDRRQTEIGEGSVHRRTYDNPYFEPQYGFPPEEEDDEQGESYTPRFSQHVNGNRAQKMLRPNSLKLASDSDAESDSRASSPTSTVSNTSTEGFGGIMSFASSLYRNHSTSFSLSNLTLPTKGAREKTTPFPSLKVFGLNTLMEIVTEAGPGSGEGNRRALVDQKSSVIKHSPTVKREPPSPQGRSSNSSENQQFLKEVVHSVLDGQGVGWLNMKKVRRLLESEQLRVFVLSKLNRTVQSEDDARQDVIPDVEISRKVYKGMLDLLKCTVLSLEQSYAHAGLGGMASIFGLLEIAQTHYYSKEPDKRKRSPTESVNTPVGKDPGLAGRGDPKAMAQLRVPQLGPRAPSAAGKGPKELDTRSLKEENFVASVGPEVIKPVFDLGETEEKKSQISADSGVSLTSGSQRTDTDSVIGVSPAVMIRSSSQDSEVSTVSNSSGETLGADSDLSSNAGDGPGGEGSTHLASSRGTLSDSEIETNSATSTIFGKAHSLKPSVKEKLVGSPVRSSEDVSQRVYLYEGLLGRDKGSMWDQLEDAAMETFSISKERSTLWDQMQFWEDAFLDAVMLEREGMGMDQGPQEMIDRYLSLGEHDRKRLEDDEDRLLATLLHNLISYMLLMKVNKNDIRKKVRRLMGKSHIGLVYSQQINEVLDQLVNLNGRDLSIRSSGSRHMKKQTFVVHAGTDTNGDIFFMEVCDDCVVLRSNIGTVYERWWYEKLINMTYCPKTKVLCLWRRNGSETQLNKFYTKKCRELYYCVKDSMERAAARQQSIKPGPELGGEFPVQDMKTGEGGLLQVTLEGINLKFMHNQVFIELNHIKKCNTVRGVFVLEEFVPEIKEVVSHKYKTPMAHEICYSVLCLFSYVAAVRSSEEDLRTPPRPVSS; from the exons ATGGTGCAAAAGAAGAAGTTCTGTCCTCGGTTACTTGACTATCTCGTGATCGTAGGGGCCAG GCACCCAAGCAGTGATAGTGTGGCCCAGACTCCTGAATTATTACGGCGCTACCCACTGGAGGACCACGCTGAGTTTCCCCTGCCCCCAGACGTAGTGTTCTTCTGCCAACCAGAGGGCTGTCTGAGTGTGCGGCAGCGGCGCATGAGCCTGCGGGATGATACTTCTTTTGTCTTCACCCTCACTGACAAGGACACTGGAGTCACTCGTTATGGCATCTGTGTTAACTTCTACCGCTCCTTCCAGAAGCGTATGCCTAAGGACaagggggatgggggggcagggTCCCGTGGGAAGGAAGGACCCCGTGCTACTTGTGCCCCAGAAGAGATTGGCACTGAGAGCTCAGAGAGTGGCTTGTCCCTGCAGCCTCCCAGTGCTGACTCTGCCCCTAATGTAACTCAGTCTCCTCGGGGCAAACCCCGAGCCAAGACGGGGAGCCGCTCCCGCAATAGTACTCTGACATCCTTGTGCGTGCTCAGCCACTATCCCTTCTTCTCCACCTTCCGAGAATGTCTGTACACCCTCAAACGTCTGGTGGACTGCTGCAGTGAGCGGCTGCTGGGCAAGAAACTAGGCATCCCTCGAGGTATACAAAG GGACACTATGTGGCGCATCTTTACTGGATCATTGCTAGTGGAGGAGAAGTCAAGTGCCCTTCTTCATGACCTTCGAGAGATTGAGGCCTGGATCTATCGATTGCTGCGCTCCCCAGTGCCTGTCTCTGGGCAGAAGCGAGTGGACATTGAGGTCCTACCCCAGGAGCTCCAACAAGCTCTGACCTTTGCTCTTCCAGACCCTTCTCGATTCACCCTAGTGGATTTCCCACTGCACCTTCCCTTGGAACTTCTGGGTGTGGATGCCTGTCTCCAGGTGCTAACCTGCATCCTGTTAGAGCACAAG GTGGTGCTACAGTCCCGAGACTACAATGCCCTCTCTATGTCTGTGATGGCGTTTGTGGCAATGATCTACCCGCTGGAGTATATGTTTCCTGTAATCCCACTGCTGCCCACCTGCATGGCATCGGCAGAACAG cTGCTGTTAGCTCCAACTCCGTACATCATCGGGGTCCCTGCCAGCTTCTTCCTCTACAAACTGGACTTCAAAATGCCTGATGATGTATGGCTGGTGGATCTGGACAGCAATAGG GTGATTGCCCCCACCAATGCAGAAATGCTACCAATCCTGCCAGAACCGGAATCGTTGGagctgaaaaagcatttgaagcAG GCCCTTGCCAGCATGAGTCTCAACACCCAGCCCATCCTCAATCTGGAGAAATTCCATGAAGGCCAAGAGATCCCCCTTCTCTTGGGTAGGCCTTCTAACGACTTGCAGTCCACACCTTCCACTGAATTCAACCCACTCATCTATGGCAATGATGTAGATTCTGTGGATGTTGCAACCAG AGTGGCCATGGTCCGTTTCTTCAACTCCCCCAACGTGCTGCAGGGCTTTCAGATGCACACACGTACCCTGCGTCTCTTCCCTCGGCCTGTGGTAGCTTTTCAAGCTGGCTCCTTTCTAGCCTCACGTCCCCGGCAGACTCCTTTTGCTGAGAAACTGGCCAGGACACAGGCTGTGGAGTACTTTGGAGAATGGATCCTTAACCCCACCAACTATGCCTTCCAGCGAATTCACAACA ACATGTTTGATCCAGCCCTGATTGGTGACAAGCCAAAGTGGTATGCTCATCAGCTGCAGCCTATCCATTATCGAGTCTATGATAGCAATTCCCAGCTGGCAGAGGCACTGAGTGTGCCACGAGAGCGTGACTCTGACTCTGACCCTACTGATGACAG TGGCAGTGATAGTATGGATTATGATGACTCAAGCTCTTCCTACTCCTCCCTTGGTGACTTTGTCAGTGAAATGATGAAATGTGACATCAATGGTGATACTCCCA ATGTGGATCCATTGACACACGCAGCCCTGGGGGATGCCAGTGAGGTGGAGATTGATGAGCTGCAAAACCAGAAGGAATCAGAGGAACCTGGCCCAGATAGTGAGAACTCTCAGGAAAACCCGCCACTGCGCTCCAGCTCCAGCACCACTGCCAGCAGTAGCCCCAGCACTGTCATCCATGGAGCTAATTCT GAACCTGCTGACTCAACGGAGGTGGACGATAAGGCAGCAGTAGGTGTCTCCAAGCCCCCCCCCACAGTGCCTCCCAGCATTGGCAAATCGAACGTGGACAGGCGTCAGACAGAAATTGGAGAGGGGTCAGTGCACCGGCGAACCTATGACAATCCATACTTCGAGCCCCAGTATGGCTTTCCCCCTGAGGAGGAGGATGATGAGCAGGGGGAAAGTTACACTCCCCGATTCAGCCAACATGTCAATGGCAATCG GGCTCAAAAGATGCTGCGGCCCAACAGCTTGAAACTGGCAAGCGACTCAGATGCAGAGTCAGACTCTCGAGCGAGCTCTCCCACCTCCACCGTCTCCAACACCAGCACCGAGGGCTTCGGGGGCATCATGTCTTTTGCCA GCAGCCTGTATCGAAACCACAGTACAAGCTTCAGTCTTTCAAACCTCACACTGCCCACCAAAGGTGCCCGAGAGAAGACGACCCCCTTCCCCAGTCTGAAAG TATTTGGGCTAAATACTCTAATGGAGATTGTTACTGAAGCCGGCCCCGGGAGTGGTGAAG GAAACAGGAGGGCCTTAGTGGACCAGAAGTCATCTGTTATTAAACACAGCCCAACAGTGAAAAGAGAGCCTCCATCACCTCAGGGTCGATCCAGCAATTCTAG TGAGAACCAGCAGTTCCTGAAGGAAGTGGTACACAGCGTGCTGGATGGCCAGGGTGTTGGCTGGCTCAACATGAAAAAGGTGCGTCGGCTGCTGGAGAGTGAGCAGCTGCGAGTCTTTGTCCTGAGCAAGCTGAACCGAACTGTGCAGTCAGAGGATGATGCCCGGCAGGACGTCATCCCCGATGTG GAGATCAGCAGAAAGGTGTACAAGGGGATGTTAGACCTGCTCAAGTGCACAGTACTCAGCCTGGAGCAGTCCTATGCCCACGCAGGTCTGGGTGGCATGGCCAGCATCTTTGGGCTTCTGGAGATTGCCCAGACCCACTACTATAGTAAAG AACCAGACAAGCGGAAGAGAAGTCCAACAGAGAGTGTAAATACACCAGTTGGCAAGGATCCTGGCCTGGCTGGGCGGGGGGACCCAAAAGCTATGGCACAGCTGAGAGTACCCCAGCTGGGCCCTCGGGCGCCAAGTGCTGCAGGAAAGGGTCCCAAAGAACTAGACACCAGAAGtttaaaggaagagaattttGTAGCATCTGTTG GGCCTGAAGTAATCAAACCCGTCTTTGACCTTGGTGAGACAGAGGAGAAAAAGTCCCAGATCAGCGCAGACAGTGGTGTGAGCCTGACATCTGGTTCCCAG AGGACTGATACAGACTCTGTCATTGGTGTGAGTCCAGCTGTTATGATCCGAAGCTCAAGTCAGGACTCTGAAGTTAGCACC gtGAGTAATAGTTCTGGAGAGACCCTTGGAGCAGATAGTGACCTGAGCAGCAATGCAGGTGATGGACCAGGTGGTGAAGGCAGCACCCACTTGGCAAGCTCTCGGGGCACTTTGTCTGATAGTGAAATTGAGACCAATTCTGCTACCAGCACCATCTTT GGGAAAGCCCATAGCTTGAAGCCAAGTGTAAAGGAGAAGCTGGTGGGCAGCCCAGTTCGCTCTTCCGAAGATGTAAGCCAGCGGGTCTATCTGTACGAGGGACTCCTAG GAAGGGACAAAGGATCGATGTGGGACCAGTTAGAGGATGCGGCTATGGAGACCTTTTCTATAA GCAAAGAACGTTCTACTTTGTGGGACCAAATGCAGTTCTGGGAAGATGCATTCTTAGATGCTGTGATGTTGGAGAGAGAAGGGATGGGAATGGACCAGGGTCCCCAGGAAATGATCGACAG GTACCTGTCCCTGGGAGAACATGACCGGAAGCGCCTAGAGGATGATGAAGATCGTTTGCTGGCCACACTTTTGCACAACCTCATCTCCTACATGCTGCTGATGAAG GTAAATAAGAATGACATCCGGAAGAAGGTGAGGCGCCTAATGGgaaagtcccatattgggcttgtGTACAGCCAGCAAATCAATGAAGTGCTTGATCAGCTGGTGAACCTG aaTGGACGTGATCTCTCTATCCGGTCCAGTGGCAGCCGGCACATGAAAAAGCAGACATTTGTGGTACATGCAGGGACAGACACAAATGGAGACATCTTCTTCATGGAG GTGTGTGATGACTGTGTGGTGTTACGTAGTAACATCGGGACGGTGTATGAGCGCTGGTGGTATGAGAAGCTCATCAACATGACCTACTGTCCCAAGACCAAGGTGTTGTGCTTGTGGCGTAGAAATGGCTCTGAGACTCAGCTCAACAAATTCTATACTAAGAAG TGTCGGGAGCTGTACTACTGTGTGAAGGACAGCATGGAGCGGGCTGCTGCCCGGCAGCAAAGCATCAAACCTG GCCCTGAACTGGGTGGCGAGTTCCCTGTGCAGGACATGAAGACTGGTGAGGGTGGCTTGCTGCAGGTCACCCTAGAAGGGATCAATCTCAAGTTCATGCACAACCAG GTTTTCATAGAGCTGAATCACATTAAAAAGTGCAATACAGTCCGAGGCGTCTTTGTCCTGGAGGAATTTG TTCCTGAAATTAAAGAAGTGGTGAGCCACAAGTACAAGACACCAATG GCCCATGAGATCTGCTACTCTGTGTTGTGTCTCTTCTCGTATGTGGCTGCAGTTCGTAGCAGTGAGGAAGATCTCAGGACCCCACCCCGGCCCGTCTCGAGCTGA
- the MADD gene encoding MAP kinase-activating death domain protein isoform X30 — translation MVQKKKFCPRLLDYLVIVGARHPSSDSVAQTPELLRRYPLEDHAEFPLPPDVVFFCQPEGCLSVRQRRMSLRDDTSFVFTLTDKDTGVTRYGICVNFYRSFQKRMPKDKGDGGAGSRGKEGPRATCAPEEIGTESSESGLSLQPPSADSAPNVTQSPRGKPRAKTGSRSRNSTLTSLCVLSHYPFFSTFRECLYTLKRLVDCCSERLLGKKLGIPRGIQRDTMWRIFTGSLLVEEKSSALLHDLREIEAWIYRLLRSPVPVSGQKRVDIEVLPQELQQALTFALPDPSRFTLVDFPLHLPLELLGVDACLQVLTCILLEHKVVLQSRDYNALSMSVMAFVAMIYPLEYMFPVIPLLPTCMASAEQLLLAPTPYIIGVPASFFLYKLDFKMPDDVWLVDLDSNRVIAPTNAEMLPILPEPESLELKKHLKQALASMSLNTQPILNLEKFHEGQEIPLLLGRPSNDLQSTPSTEFNPLIYGNDVDSVDVATRVAMVRFFNSPNVLQGFQMHTRTLRLFPRPVVAFQAGSFLASRPRQTPFAEKLARTQAVEYFGEWILNPTNYAFQRIHNNMFDPALIGDKPKWYAHQLQPIHYRVYDSNSQLAEALSVPRERDSDSDPTDDSGSDSMDYDDSSSSYSSLGDFVSEMMKCDINGDTPNVDPLTHAALGDASEVEIDELQNQKESEEPGPDSENSQENPPLRSSSSTTASSSPSTVIHGANSEPADSTEVDDKAAVGVSKPPPTVPPSIGKSNVDRRQTEIGEGSVHRRTYDNPYFEPQYGFPPEEEDDEQGESYTPRFSQHVNGNRAQKMLRPNSLKLASDSDAESDSRASSPTSTVSNTSTEGFGGIMSFASSLYRNHSTSFSLSNLTLPTKGAREKTTPFPSLKVFGLNTLMEIVTEAGPGSGEGNRRALVDQKSSVIKHSPTVKREPPSPQGRSSNSSENQQFLKEVVHSVLDGQGVGWLNMKKVRRLLESEQLRVFVLSKLNRTVQSEDDARQDVIPDVEISRKVYKGMLDLLKCTVLSLEQSYAHAGLGGMASIFGLLEIAQTHYYSKEPDKRKRSPTESVNTPVGKDPGLAGRGDPKAMAQLRVPQLGPRAPSAAGKGPKELDTRSLKEENFVASVGPEVIKPVFDLGETEEKKSQISADSGVSLTSGSQRTDTDSVIGVSPAVMIRSSSQDSEVSTVVSNSSGETLGADSDLSSNAGDGPGGEGSTHLASSRGTLSDSEIETNSATSTIFGKAHSLKPSVKEKLVGSPVRSSEDVSQRVYLYEGLLGRDKGSMWDQLEDAAMETFSISKERSTLWDQMQFWEDAFLDAVMLEREGMGMDQGPQEMIDRYLSLGEHDRKRLEDDEDRLLATLLHNLISYMLLMKVNKNDIRKKVRRLMGKSHIGLVYSQQINEVLDQLVNLNGRDLSIRSSGSRHMKKQTFVVHAGTDTNGDIFFMEVCDDCVVLRSNIGTVYERWWYEKLINMTYCPKTKVLCLWRRNGSETQLNKFYTKKCRELYYCVKDSMERAAARQQSIKPGPELGGEFPVQDMKTGEGGLLQVTLEGINLKFMHNQFLKLKKW, via the exons ATGGTGCAAAAGAAGAAGTTCTGTCCTCGGTTACTTGACTATCTCGTGATCGTAGGGGCCAG GCACCCAAGCAGTGATAGTGTGGCCCAGACTCCTGAATTATTACGGCGCTACCCACTGGAGGACCACGCTGAGTTTCCCCTGCCCCCAGACGTAGTGTTCTTCTGCCAACCAGAGGGCTGTCTGAGTGTGCGGCAGCGGCGCATGAGCCTGCGGGATGATACTTCTTTTGTCTTCACCCTCACTGACAAGGACACTGGAGTCACTCGTTATGGCATCTGTGTTAACTTCTACCGCTCCTTCCAGAAGCGTATGCCTAAGGACaagggggatgggggggcagggTCCCGTGGGAAGGAAGGACCCCGTGCTACTTGTGCCCCAGAAGAGATTGGCACTGAGAGCTCAGAGAGTGGCTTGTCCCTGCAGCCTCCCAGTGCTGACTCTGCCCCTAATGTAACTCAGTCTCCTCGGGGCAAACCCCGAGCCAAGACGGGGAGCCGCTCCCGCAATAGTACTCTGACATCCTTGTGCGTGCTCAGCCACTATCCCTTCTTCTCCACCTTCCGAGAATGTCTGTACACCCTCAAACGTCTGGTGGACTGCTGCAGTGAGCGGCTGCTGGGCAAGAAACTAGGCATCCCTCGAGGTATACAAAG GGACACTATGTGGCGCATCTTTACTGGATCATTGCTAGTGGAGGAGAAGTCAAGTGCCCTTCTTCATGACCTTCGAGAGATTGAGGCCTGGATCTATCGATTGCTGCGCTCCCCAGTGCCTGTCTCTGGGCAGAAGCGAGTGGACATTGAGGTCCTACCCCAGGAGCTCCAACAAGCTCTGACCTTTGCTCTTCCAGACCCTTCTCGATTCACCCTAGTGGATTTCCCACTGCACCTTCCCTTGGAACTTCTGGGTGTGGATGCCTGTCTCCAGGTGCTAACCTGCATCCTGTTAGAGCACAAG GTGGTGCTACAGTCCCGAGACTACAATGCCCTCTCTATGTCTGTGATGGCGTTTGTGGCAATGATCTACCCGCTGGAGTATATGTTTCCTGTAATCCCACTGCTGCCCACCTGCATGGCATCGGCAGAACAG cTGCTGTTAGCTCCAACTCCGTACATCATCGGGGTCCCTGCCAGCTTCTTCCTCTACAAACTGGACTTCAAAATGCCTGATGATGTATGGCTGGTGGATCTGGACAGCAATAGG GTGATTGCCCCCACCAATGCAGAAATGCTACCAATCCTGCCAGAACCGGAATCGTTGGagctgaaaaagcatttgaagcAG GCCCTTGCCAGCATGAGTCTCAACACCCAGCCCATCCTCAATCTGGAGAAATTCCATGAAGGCCAAGAGATCCCCCTTCTCTTGGGTAGGCCTTCTAACGACTTGCAGTCCACACCTTCCACTGAATTCAACCCACTCATCTATGGCAATGATGTAGATTCTGTGGATGTTGCAACCAG AGTGGCCATGGTCCGTTTCTTCAACTCCCCCAACGTGCTGCAGGGCTTTCAGATGCACACACGTACCCTGCGTCTCTTCCCTCGGCCTGTGGTAGCTTTTCAAGCTGGCTCCTTTCTAGCCTCACGTCCCCGGCAGACTCCTTTTGCTGAGAAACTGGCCAGGACACAGGCTGTGGAGTACTTTGGAGAATGGATCCTTAACCCCACCAACTATGCCTTCCAGCGAATTCACAACA ACATGTTTGATCCAGCCCTGATTGGTGACAAGCCAAAGTGGTATGCTCATCAGCTGCAGCCTATCCATTATCGAGTCTATGATAGCAATTCCCAGCTGGCAGAGGCACTGAGTGTGCCACGAGAGCGTGACTCTGACTCTGACCCTACTGATGACAG TGGCAGTGATAGTATGGATTATGATGACTCAAGCTCTTCCTACTCCTCCCTTGGTGACTTTGTCAGTGAAATGATGAAATGTGACATCAATGGTGATACTCCCA ATGTGGATCCATTGACACACGCAGCCCTGGGGGATGCCAGTGAGGTGGAGATTGATGAGCTGCAAAACCAGAAGGAATCAGAGGAACCTGGCCCAGATAGTGAGAACTCTCAGGAAAACCCGCCACTGCGCTCCAGCTCCAGCACCACTGCCAGCAGTAGCCCCAGCACTGTCATCCATGGAGCTAATTCT GAACCTGCTGACTCAACGGAGGTGGACGATAAGGCAGCAGTAGGTGTCTCCAAGCCCCCCCCCACAGTGCCTCCCAGCATTGGCAAATCGAACGTGGACAGGCGTCAGACAGAAATTGGAGAGGGGTCAGTGCACCGGCGAACCTATGACAATCCATACTTCGAGCCCCAGTATGGCTTTCCCCCTGAGGAGGAGGATGATGAGCAGGGGGAAAGTTACACTCCCCGATTCAGCCAACATGTCAATGGCAATCG GGCTCAAAAGATGCTGCGGCCCAACAGCTTGAAACTGGCAAGCGACTCAGATGCAGAGTCAGACTCTCGAGCGAGCTCTCCCACCTCCACCGTCTCCAACACCAGCACCGAGGGCTTCGGGGGCATCATGTCTTTTGCCA GCAGCCTGTATCGAAACCACAGTACAAGCTTCAGTCTTTCAAACCTCACACTGCCCACCAAAGGTGCCCGAGAGAAGACGACCCCCTTCCCCAGTCTGAAAG TATTTGGGCTAAATACTCTAATGGAGATTGTTACTGAAGCCGGCCCCGGGAGTGGTGAAG GAAACAGGAGGGCCTTAGTGGACCAGAAGTCATCTGTTATTAAACACAGCCCAACAGTGAAAAGAGAGCCTCCATCACCTCAGGGTCGATCCAGCAATTCTAG TGAGAACCAGCAGTTCCTGAAGGAAGTGGTACACAGCGTGCTGGATGGCCAGGGTGTTGGCTGGCTCAACATGAAAAAGGTGCGTCGGCTGCTGGAGAGTGAGCAGCTGCGAGTCTTTGTCCTGAGCAAGCTGAACCGAACTGTGCAGTCAGAGGATGATGCCCGGCAGGACGTCATCCCCGATGTG GAGATCAGCAGAAAGGTGTACAAGGGGATGTTAGACCTGCTCAAGTGCACAGTACTCAGCCTGGAGCAGTCCTATGCCCACGCAGGTCTGGGTGGCATGGCCAGCATCTTTGGGCTTCTGGAGATTGCCCAGACCCACTACTATAGTAAAG AACCAGACAAGCGGAAGAGAAGTCCAACAGAGAGTGTAAATACACCAGTTGGCAAGGATCCTGGCCTGGCTGGGCGGGGGGACCCAAAAGCTATGGCACAGCTGAGAGTACCCCAGCTGGGCCCTCGGGCGCCAAGTGCTGCAGGAAAGGGTCCCAAAGAACTAGACACCAGAAGtttaaaggaagagaattttGTAGCATCTGTTG GGCCTGAAGTAATCAAACCCGTCTTTGACCTTGGTGAGACAGAGGAGAAAAAGTCCCAGATCAGCGCAGACAGTGGTGTGAGCCTGACATCTGGTTCCCAG AGGACTGATACAGACTCTGTCATTGGTGTGAGTCCAGCTGTTATGATCCGAAGCTCAAGTCAGGACTCTGAAGTTAGCACCGTG gtGAGTAATAGTTCTGGAGAGACCCTTGGAGCAGATAGTGACCTGAGCAGCAATGCAGGTGATGGACCAGGTGGTGAAGGCAGCACCCACTTGGCAAGCTCTCGGGGCACTTTGTCTGATAGTGAAATTGAGACCAATTCTGCTACCAGCACCATCTTT GGGAAAGCCCATAGCTTGAAGCCAAGTGTAAAGGAGAAGCTGGTGGGCAGCCCAGTTCGCTCTTCCGAAGATGTAAGCCAGCGGGTCTATCTGTACGAGGGACTCCTAG GAAGGGACAAAGGATCGATGTGGGACCAGTTAGAGGATGCGGCTATGGAGACCTTTTCTATAA GCAAAGAACGTTCTACTTTGTGGGACCAAATGCAGTTCTGGGAAGATGCATTCTTAGATGCTGTGATGTTGGAGAGAGAAGGGATGGGAATGGACCAGGGTCCCCAGGAAATGATCGACAG GTACCTGTCCCTGGGAGAACATGACCGGAAGCGCCTAGAGGATGATGAAGATCGTTTGCTGGCCACACTTTTGCACAACCTCATCTCCTACATGCTGCTGATGAAG GTAAATAAGAATGACATCCGGAAGAAGGTGAGGCGCCTAATGGgaaagtcccatattgggcttgtGTACAGCCAGCAAATCAATGAAGTGCTTGATCAGCTGGTGAACCTG aaTGGACGTGATCTCTCTATCCGGTCCAGTGGCAGCCGGCACATGAAAAAGCAGACATTTGTGGTACATGCAGGGACAGACACAAATGGAGACATCTTCTTCATGGAG GTGTGTGATGACTGTGTGGTGTTACGTAGTAACATCGGGACGGTGTATGAGCGCTGGTGGTATGAGAAGCTCATCAACATGACCTACTGTCCCAAGACCAAGGTGTTGTGCTTGTGGCGTAGAAATGGCTCTGAGACTCAGCTCAACAAATTCTATACTAAGAAG TGTCGGGAGCTGTACTACTGTGTGAAGGACAGCATGGAGCGGGCTGCTGCCCGGCAGCAAAGCATCAAACCTG GCCCTGAACTGGGTGGCGAGTTCCCTGTGCAGGACATGAAGACTGGTGAGGGTGGCTTGCTGCAGGTCACCCTAGAAGGGATCAATCTCAAGTTCATGCACAACCAG TTCCTGAAATTAAAGAAGTGGTGA